A single Anopheles funestus chromosome 2RL, idAnoFuneDA-416_04, whole genome shotgun sequence DNA region contains:
- the LOC125765792 gene encoding cysteine and histidine-rich protein 1 homolog, whose protein sequence is MADSLVETPTASSAHLMNLNVINTMSTSAGDPGNSASSSSSSSSAASSSVATSSGSNVSANGSGTIESPTTGGSNSTSGRSPTVLISVSATTSSQTTRQSSLASDLLLNEMINIAHHRASIANNGNQQQQQPSSSSTPIAPSSSSTVSSSGTPVVSSQLSSVPSTGELTPTIITLSATPSSSSSSSSSSSVQQQPLELLHRETPKQAPANRNVGSTIHGRSADERGNTDDCGEPEAKRKKVDKPSAKVEKLELRLGGILCCAVCLDLPRTAMYQCSMGHLMCAGCFTHLLADGRLRDQNATCPNCRTEISKNNSSRNLAVEKAVSELPAECQYCSKEFPNKSIDYHESTECEDRPTDCKYARIGCQWRGPIHEVSTHEGNCAHPRKSGADVMVALQAHDVKAAEDKKLFLTLIDLLSYEKIIFNDLQLKPYRTDEYVHRLYYETSRFSAFNHQWVVKAIINKSQRDPHESCERDITYQLILKSKTTSPLPMHFFVLRGPFSDIKVETQIYKHDFADTETESPFKLLPLPDTAECNRLLAAKAINFRLIMFLASK, encoded by the exons ATGGCAGATAGTTTGGTGGAAACGCCCACAGCCAGTTCGGCTCATTTAATGAACCTTAACGTAATTAACACGATGTCGACCAGTGCGGGCGATCCGGGAAATTCCGCttcctcgtcgtcgtcgtcgtcgtccgcTGCATCGTCGAGTGTGGCCACGTCGTCTGGTTCgaatgtgtcggccaatggATCCGGCACAATCGAATCGCCCACTACCGGTGGTAGCAATAGTACTAGTGGACGATCACCGACGGTATTGATCTCGGTTAGTGCTACGACAAGCTCGCAAACTACACGCCAGTCAAGTTTGGCCTCCGATCTGCTGCTGAATGAGATGATAAATATCGCTCATCATCGTGCCTCTATCGCGAACAATGgcaaccaacagcagcagcaaccgtcgTCCTCTTCGACCCCGATTGCCCCATCCTCTTCGTCCACCGTATCCTCCTCCGGTACGCCGGTCGTTAGTTCACAGTTATCCTCTGTACCTTCTACCGGCGAACTGACCCCAACCATTATCACGCTATCCGCGACcccttcgtcgtcgtcgtcctcgtcgtcgtcgtcctccgtgcagcagcaaccgctTGAGCTGCTGCACCGCGAAACTCCCAAACAGGCTCCGGCCAACCGCAATGTGGGCTCCACGATTCATGGTCGGTCCGCCGATGAACGGGGCAACACGGACGACTGCGGTGAACCGGAGGCGAAGCGCAAAAAAGTCGACAAACCTAGTGCAAAGGTGGAAAAGTTGGAGCTCCGTCTCGGCGGTATACTATGCTGCGCCGTTTGTCTGGACCTACCGAGGACTGCCATGTACCAG TGCTCCATGGGACATCTGATGTGCGCCGGATGCTTCACCCATTTGCTGGCCGATGGAAG ACTGCGCGATCAGAATGCCACCTGTCCGAACTGTCGCACAGAGATAAGCAAGAACAACTCGTCGCGTAATTTGGCGGTCGAGAAAGCCGTGTCGGAGTTGCCGGCCGAATGTCAGTACTGTTCGAAGGAGTTTCCGAACAAATCGATCGATTATCACGAATCTACCGAGTGTGAAGATCGTCCAACGGATTGCAAGTATGCTCGGATTGGTTGCCAATGGCGTGGCCCAATACATGAGGTGTCAACGCACGAGGGAAACTGTGCGCATCCGAGAAAGTCCGGCGCTGATGTGATGGTTGCCCTGCAGGCACATGATGTTAAGGCGGCTGAGGATAAGAAACTGTTCCTCACTCTGATCGACTTGCTGAGCTATGAGAAGATCATTTTTAACG ATTTGCAGCTGAAACCGTACCGAACGGATGAATACGTCCATCGTTTGTACTATGAAACGAGTCGTTTCTCTGCCTTCAATCATCAGTGGGTAGTGAAGGCGATCATCAACAAAAGCCAGCGCGATCCACACGAGTCTTGTGAGCGCGACATTACTTATCAG CTCATCCTGAAATCGAAAACAACAAGTCCGTTACCGATGCACTTCTTTGTGCTTCGTGGTCCATTTTCTGATATTAAGGTTGAGACACAAATCTACAAGCATGATTTCGCCGACACGGAAACGGAAAGTCCGTTCAAGCTTCTGCCCCTGCCGGACACTGCCGAGTGTAACCGGCTGCTAGCGGCAAAAGCAATCAATTTCCG gttaattatgtttttagccTCCAAGTAA